tcgctattatcgtttgttataaatattatataattttatatatgatatagatCACAAACAAAACATGCTTAcatgcattattatttataaactgACCTAACGTTCGCCTTCTAGCCATTGCAGCAAACGTTTCCAGTAAGCCGGTGGCGGCTGCTGGTTCCAAGGTATTGTTAGTGTCAGAGCAAGCAAGATTGGGCACAGACACAGACATAGGATTCGTAACCACTACAGGACAACCTCCTGTAGTATTTTGGGCAGATGAGCTAGCTTCTTTGTCCCGGCTGCATTCTTTACCAGCTAATTGGAGAATAAAACTGAACTTCGTGAGTACTCACAATTTCACAGGATGAAGACGAGAAAATTGACAATTGATGTAATTCGGATtatgtttctttgttcacTTCATATTATGtaaaacgtaaaaaagaagtagGTATGCTAATGAACTTCCAAAAGTTGGACTGTATTGTATTTGCCGCATATTaagtaagaaagaatgaaaaaaaacataCCATCCGTGATACCAGGATGATGTCTTGGCACAGGCTTAATTCTAAGTGAATTTTCATCTGTCTCTCCAGATACACTGATCCGAACAGGCACCAAACCAAGCAATTCACCACTCAGAAAgctatttgtattattacgcAATCTATCAGCTCCTTCTCTCATACGATCTAGTACTTCTGCAGCTTCCAAACTCAATAATCCTCCACCAGGCTAAAATATCACATCGTaagtaacaatataatatttcatatccaATTACTATGTATTGCCGTAACAGTATAATATCACAATATAAGTTTTATACCTTATTTCCTCGAACAGCAGCAAATAATGATTTTGAACTACTAGAAGCacgattactattactatttgcTGGACAATCCGTGTTAAGAGCAAGACTTTCGACAATAGTAGCTAAATCACTTGTAACTGTAGTATCGGGCCTTGGATGTAATACAACGGAAAGTTCTCCTGTTGAATTTGCTCCACCTTCGCCAGTTACAGCTACTACTGCTTCGGCACGAGCAACTGATAATACGCTTTCTGCTATCGATTCAGCTGCTTGCTATTTGCATTAAATAATTCTACTTTTAATCAAATTctatataattctatttattctatatatttctagaAAGTCTACTATTTAGTTACGAATATTTGATCAAAGTTATGTTATACCTTAGCTGCAAGATTGTCAGCACTCGCTGCTTGATCAGTTGATGCTACTGAGCCACGTATAGCTGTATCAGTACAATCAGGTAAACTAGGAGTACTACTAGATTTTCTTCCTGTTAATACTCCTCCACCACTTTTACCTTTTGCTCCACCATCCACGTCTATACAAGTACCAACTAATCTTAAGTCGTATTTGCCTTCTGCTCCCATTCTATATGAATTAGAGCCACCATGGTCCCATGTTACATCTATCCAACCATTGTGAAGTTCTCCTGTAACTGTACCTTCGCctgatttagaaaaaaaaaaagagaagaaaaaaaacgttagTTTGTATAGATTtcatatcaagaataatatacaaaatataaaccTGGTGGCACACCATCTTGATCCCTCCACTTCCAATCCAATCCTCTAACGACTCTAGCACCTGCGACTAAATGCCTTAGAACTTgtgttttaattaatcttcttTGTTTCCGCACACCGGCTTCTGCTTCTCTTGCGGCACGACCAAGATCTTCACAAACACCTGTAACTTCGCCATAAACTTCAAATCCAGATACAGATAAATAATGTGTTTGACCGGAAGCATTTTTCCCAATTTGTTGTAATCGTAAGTGACGCCACCCTTGTGTTTCATCGCTCGGTGGCTCAAGAGTCCACGTAGCTGTACTACCAGGCTCATTTAAAGAACAATCATCCACATGAGCATATAGTGTTGTCCAAATAATACCATCTTTTGATGCCTGagtaagaattaaataattttatgttacTTAATGAATTCTTTTGCAGATATCCAGAAAGATTTacgattgttattaattataaaaaatacgatGTACGCGATATTTATTCTTACCTGAAATACCCAGTTTCTCAATGCACTTCTACCATATCCTCTAGCATGTCTTAAGGTATAAACGCTTGGAATAACCCACACTCCCAAATCTATTGAAAACCAAGCTCTTTTGTCATCATTAGTATGACAATTCAATGCTGAAGCATCTCTACTAAGTATATCTTCAAGATGCCCATACGGTAAGTTCCGTCCATCACTTGAAGTAACAACAACTAAACCATACTGACCAGGATTTACCCACTCTGCACAAGAtctgaaatacaatgataaagaataaatacaccaattttttagtttaattgctatatatttttctttttatcaaaatcaTAGAAAATTCATTAACTGTTACCTTGCATTGGTTCCAATCCAATATAATATGCCATTTTCATCAAAATCATGTTGATACTTAAATGTTAACTTATTGCCTTCTTTTAGTTTTTTCACAAAAGTAAACGTTGATCTATCGTGATCATGCCACTGTTTCGCtaccatttttaataaatgattttctaaTTGCTGTATAGTACTCAATGGTTCCATTTTTAGACTTCTACCGGATCTATCAATAAGAGAACTCTCTCCTGAAGCTTTTTCTAAGCGAAAACGTAACCTCCTTGTTAAAATCTGTGtaagagaaaattttatgttaaatttatatttgcgatatataaataaaaaatacggaagtataaaaatattactgaCTTGAAGGCCATAACCAGAACCTGGAGTATCATACAAATAAACTGGTAATTTTTCTATAGATTCTAATACCGAAACAAGTTTATGCACTAAAATTTTTGCTGAATTATGTTCTCTATTAGCATCTTTCGTTTGAAAGCAACTTTTAAAAACAGCTATCCTCTGTAATCGCATCTTTGTTGTTCTGAGCGTTGGTGGCTGCGGTCCTGGTGGTGCAgccaataaagataataatgtttgtaCCAATCCACTAGAGTGTAGTTCATATGCAGAAACTCTTCCTTCTTCATTCAACAATATTTTAAGCTCTTCTAAAGAACTTTGCAATATAGTACGCCACTCACGATTTCCGGATTGTTGCTTTTGACAAGCTTTCTCTATTTGGTTTACAATAGCTCCGAGTTTGGCAACTACTCCACGCGGCTGTGCTTGAGCAGCTTTAAAGTAACGTTCATAAATATCTTGAGCTTGCACTttaactttttgttttatagcTTCAGTTTTTGATCTTAATCTTTTTCCTCGTTTTCCAGCCCAACCAGCAGCAAATTCTGGacctaaataataataagtaaattagcaaatataaatgaagaggtataattataatttgaagTATAAACTTTAATATACCTAAACTTGTTTCTGCTGTAAAAGAGTGCTTTGTACCACGATttgattcaaaaataaaacCGGGAAGATCCTCCCTTAATATAGTGGCCTGTTGCTGACCATCActattatgtatacataattcactttcttttctactaGATAATGCCCAATTTCCAACAACTAATCGAGTGGGACCAGGACGGGATAGCACAGGTTGACTGGCAGAATTTGGTTTTACTTGACTGCGTGCTCTCTGGAGTTTCTCCAAAAATTCACCGCGGTTTTCTGCAAGAAACATACGaacgtaattaaaataatttaaagccATAAACAAATTCATCATTTCCTATGAAGTGAAACATATTATAAACAgatgtttaaaatatttccagaaagagaaattttaggTTTAGACTGCTAATCTGTATTGAGGGGTAGGAAATGCGTGCCCAACAAGGAGATATGTATACCTACCTTCAGTAGTAAGCGACTCTGTGTTCCTCCCCTTTCCTGTAGGCAGTTAGTAAAACCGGTTATTCACTAAACTAGACCCCTCGTAAAAGTTAATcacaaatgaaaaagataaaacataaATTAATGCTAGCttagagaaaatgaaattataacttTGCATGTTGATAAAAAGGGACGATAGGATCGTttcaagaaagataataattagatgAACGATATAGTTGGATGAAACATTGGATCATactatttagaaaaataagtatCTACTCACCTGATGTGTCGGTTCCACCTTCTGGGCTTCCACTAGAGTACATTGTTGCTAATTTTCCGTCAAGTATAAATCTAAACCATCCATTGCTTCCATTTGATAATTCTAAAGCAGCAGCATCTGACCAGACATATAAACAATCTCGACCTCTACAAATGCACCAATCTCTCCAGTGATAAGCTCTTCCAATTAACAACTCTCGAGCATCTTCCATGGTTTGTTCCTGTCCTGATTGATTTTGTTCTGCTTCTGGTTCAGGAGCAACTTCTTGTGGTCCAGCTAATGAAGCAactttagaaaatattccaagaCGAGCAAAATGCTCCAAAAATTCATCTTTTCCTTTAATCATCAAATCTTGTATCATTTGCAAAACTACTAAATGTCCATCTTCATCTTcctattaatgttaaattaaaaataatttatagtatGAAGATAccatgaatatttaaatatgaatcGAGCGAGATAGAAACAATACATTTTTTCCTCACTTAACAAACGCAAACACTACACAACTTTTTTAAGCACTAGAGTACCAGCGACCTTTAGTTTTGTTTAACTAAATCATATGAGacacaaataatataaaatagacatTTTTCGAGCAGAAAGTGAATGCACTTCTGTGAAGTTTAAGCATATACTTTTGCATGTTTCAACTGCAGGAGACAAACAGTTGACAGAAGTGgacaaataatttcattagtaaaaagaaagaattaaaaaatgtttataattagCCCTCTTTTGAACGTACTGCCAGCTACCTAGTTCATAATCAaccaattatttcaaattttctaatataaatatatatatatatatatatatatatatatatatatatatatatatatatatatatatatatatatataattgtcctCTTTTGTCAAGTTTTGTgtccaaaaagaaataagacacTATGTCACTCATTAATATTAGCACCACTGTATAAAGTCAATATTTTTGCATTTTGTATAGCAATCGTTACTATGGTGCTATAAGACATTTTTGAGGCTTATTGAATATGTATCCTTTCTGAATAGACGAGCAATACATGTGTAAGTTTGTTAGATCTCAcgctttaaataaattatgatagGTGCatcatgttaataataaatatagaaagaatatttatgtAGTCATTAATAAACTCAGCAGACAAACTGAGTAAATGAACAGGATAAGGGAGACAAAAGGGACGTTGATCTAGTGAGCGGTAGAAATATGGTACAGACGTTACCGTCTTATCAAGAATGTAGTTCTGGGAACTGGCAAACTTGCGTGATGAAATGCAGGGCAATTTGGGGCCAATGATCGGCTTGAGAGGCAGAGGCGGTGGCGATGGCGCCTTTATCTCAACCTCCTGTGAACAATCTTAACTAAATCACTGGCACTCTTTGCTTGTGTGTCTGTTTGTCTATTGGAACATGTTCTTGGGTTATTAAAACGATTCAAACAGTCATACTTTTTAAAGGCGTTTGCTATGGAAGTATTAAAGAATATCTAACATATACTTAAAGCATAAAACGAATTTTTATCTTACCTCATTATCTAATACATTTGCAATAACTTCCACAAGCATAGCACCACAGCCGCCTGTATCAGAACCACATGTTTCAACGAGTAATTCTGGTTGTATATAATGTaccatttttctaattaaacttAAACTTGCTTTTCTAACACTGGGGAGCATCGTTGATTGGAAAGTTGTACAAAATACTGGTAAAagtctttttaaatatactgGAGCCATTTCAGGATCACCCTTTGGTTCTGTAAATTCTTCCGTTTCTGCTTCTGGCTTTCTATGCTCTTGATTTGGTGGTAACATCCACTCCCCAGGTGATTGTAATATAGCTGCGACTTCTCTATGACCTTCATCGACACGTTCTCTAGCCTTATCTAATGGAGTTTTTCCGTCTTCGTCTCTAAGATCAGGATTTGCTCCATGCCTAAGCAAAACTTTTGCAATCGCTGGCCTTCCAAAACAAGCTGCATAATGTAGACTTGACGATCGTTGACCTTTATTAACATCTGCACCTCTATCACATAAAAATTCAACCATTTCTTGTGTACCAAATGCCGAAGCCCAATTTAACAATGTTTGACCAACATCATCCATAAAGTTGACTTCAATACCTCCAGAATCTATAGCTTCTATTAATGCATCTGTATCTTTGGATCTTATACAATCAATTAGTTGTCTATGAGACTTTTCACCCGCACTATCCAAACGTCTTAATCTTGGTAACAATGGTCCTGAAGGACCTCCTGTAGTGCCACGACCAAGGGCTGATCTACCCTCAAACAATAAAACTAACAAAAGATCAACTAATCTCATAGAATCGAGAGCACATCTTTCATCTCCTTTTAGGGCCTTTTCTATTGCATCTGGTAATTCTGAACGTAGAAGATCGTGAGTTATCGATGGCGATCCCCTACATAATGTAGATAGAAGACTGATTATAGTGGAAACTGAAGCGCAAGACCTTGGTTCTGAAGTTGCTGCAGTAGTAGGCGGTGGAGGTGTCTTTGGATTACTGGAAGCTGCTGTGACAGATGTACCAGGTCCTGCAGCGTTTGATAATCTATATGGCAGATTAATTTAGAATATGCATCACaatctatacacacacacacacacacatacacacaccatacatacatacatatatacatacatacatacatacatacatacatacatacatacatacacagacaaaaacacacatatatgtatatatattatgtgttaatttttatttgttattaattcttACCTATACAGAAGTTCAGAAACCAATCCATTGCAAGCTAATGGAGCAGGATCAGTTCCTCTCCTGGAAAATCTATCAGCCAATGATGCAAAGCAACGAAGTGCACCATCCGCCACATGTGCATCCTCGTGCCTAAGCAAAGTTGATAATGCTTCTACACAATCAGGCAAAGTTTTATCTTGAGGTTCAACTTTGCCACATAGACGTGTTACTACAGCCATTGCAGAATGTAATGTATCTCGATGAACGCGTGCTCCATGTTCTCTGATGAAACATAATGCACATGGAAGGCCTCCTGCTTCAAACACAGCACCTGCTTCTCTTGCGCAAACGAGTTCTAACACCTGCATATTATTTAAGAtacgaattttaatattattataactaatatgattatcattcattttatatatggaaaaaaatcctttctcctctccctctccttctccctctctttttatttattataccttTATACATTGTTCTGCTAGATCTCTGCTAGCTCTGGAGCCTAGTCCAGCGCCAGACAGACGACCACAAATAGCTTTCACTGCACCTTCCATAGCTACTACTCTGCGTGTACATTCTGCAGAAACATCTAAATAATATGTTATGGCTCGAGCTGTTACTTCTAAAACACTGTCAGGTGCAAATTCATCTAAGAAAATTCTACATAATGCAGGCAAAAATGTGCGTGGTGGACAGCtgaaaagttaataaatattaagataggtaactaaaataattgaaatgaacagacatataattattacttgtaattattacatacCATTCGAAACAGCGATCGACATTATCAGACATAAGTAATAACATGCATAGTTGTTCTAATGCAATTAATTGCATATCTCTTTCGTCTCCCTGGCCCATACTGAGCCATTCTAGTAATGTCTCCGGATCTACGTCTGTCATCTGAATACagatgtataaaaaatataagataccATTTTAATTTATGCAAATATGGTAAAAGTACTATGATCTTAATGAGACAACAATTAACTATACTCTCTTATAtttgttacaataataatattaatttatatagatttcaaaaaataacACTTTTACTGAGCAttaattctaaatattttaagCAAGAAACAAAGGAAGATTATTGTCAGTGAGATGTTATAAATAGCTCACTTTGTTCTATCGttataagatatatagaaTTTCAAAATGCTCACCTTATGTCTTTTATAGCACCAACTAAATGGGTTTCAATCTGACGatctgaaaatataatattgcacTATACTATGAAATCATAAATTGCACAGctaaaatatttaagattgATTTGCAGGTTTTTTACCAAAAGTAACAAACGCACGTCAAAACGAAGgaaataatgtaaaagaatTCGTTATTAATCGTATTTCAAAATTCAATATCGGACGTAACGTATCACAAATAAACACAACTGTTTCTCACTAGTAGCAGCAGCTCTATATTAAGACTCACTTTGacagctttctctctcccgtGGTGTATGGCTTTGGCtgaatgttatttttctaGAAAGAAGCGACGACGATAATTGAGCGCTGCGCTTGTTAAATGTTAAACACACGCTCCGAACGGGACTTGAACAGTTCGATAAATAAAGGCACGTGGCATTGAGAGACAGcaatatcctatatatatatattggtacTTGCCGTTAAAACACAAaggatggaaaaaaatttgacaCGACAATGGCaatcattagaaattttcttcttcattgaaATAACGTATAAAATGCAACCTTTGACCGCATTACGTATACAAattaaaaggaagataaatcGAAGACAATTATTGAAATCATCTGATATTCACAACATACTATTATCTATAACTCTCCTGCTCGCGAGTATGGCTCAACACACAATGAAGATACATTACCGTTCCGCACAGTGTTCCATCCTTCGTAAGGGGTCAGGTCGCCATCCTTTATGAAACGTCTCGTTTCCCGATAAGAAAACGAACACGACAACGTACTTGCACCGTCGTTTGTACGAACAAGCTTATCGACGTACCACGAACGGACAAAGTGCTCCAAGCGAGCAGggatattcttattttccgTCAGTATTGTCGTATATATTTCGCCATTTACATGACATTCGGTATAATTCGGAATCACGAACTAACAGCAGCGCTCCCAAGCGTTTTCAATGGCTTTCAACGCAACGATTGCAACAAGAAGTTTTCGCTTTGGTGGATTCTCATGTATTTTCccattctttccttctcccacTTCCCTATTACTATCTTAGATCTCTTTATCAGACAGACACAATTTCATGCCTCTTCACCTTATGATTCACGGTCATACATAAAAcgagtatatgtatttaacacTCGTTATCCTTATCTACCGTTATGATTACGTTCCTAGGTTTTATTATAtctcaatataataaaaaatattcattaccTGCGAGTAAATGGTTTCCAATATCGTCGACTGATAACATGCATGACGTGgaatttctattgttaattcataaattttaaaagtCAAATCGATCCACTTAACTTTTTGCGCACAAGGCGCTCCTTCATATCGATAGACCGGATGTGATAATCGATTCGATTGTTCGACTTACGCGGTTGCTTaaattaccgttattctcaCATACATTTACACAATTTTACAGATTCgcatattaatcatattatctATCTACTTCATTTATCTTCATTAGTTACAATCAAATTTGGAAGATgcgatttttgaaaaaaaaagtaggcatattcatttttaatatttttttcttttttatagttttcaatataaaaacattttcatgATACTTTCTTAACTAATATGCTTTACATATTTCtcaaataaattgtaaacatAACTGTGTCCTATTATACAAGAAGTCATAACATAACcaaagcttttctttttccttcgctCAAAGCAgatattaaatagaataaaaaaattattttaagtatgTACATTGTATAATTCAcgtgttatatattttacaattttgtgtcttattctatttcttattttttacggacgtttttcttcttttctaaagCTAAAACATatagttttataataaatataaaaataaaggataatGTAAGTATACACTTGAGAAAGAAACATACCTTTACGTTCTTCTGCAATTTCCGCTCTTCTATCCTTCATATGCATAGGTAATTTATCTAACATCTTTTCTATGAAATTATCTACAACTAAAGACCTGTTCATTGATTTAACTGGAGCTCGACAAACTGGACATTCTCTGCGTTTCTTATTCCATGTATTAATACAATGAAGACAAAATGTATGCATACAATTCAAAGTCGTtgcttttataaataattcagaGCATACACTACATGTCAATTGTTCGTCCATTATATTACTAACTGTGTCCATTGCATCTTTGGATATGATGATATTGTCCATATTATTTTCTGTCAGATCTATAGTATCTATAATACGTAGATTCGAGGTATCCACAACTTCAAGCAATATACAACTGTCTTCCTTAAGCATGCTAGATCCAGGTGCTTgtaattttaaagagaaaaaaaaaataaagcagtgaatgaaatattaaaaataagtggaaattatttaaatatgtacatatttcataattaaaaaaataccaTTTTGTGATCGTACAGAGActgatttaatttctttatcttttaaagcTTTTTCAGTTTCTTTAAGCTTTTCTTCTAGTTCAATTTTTTCAGTTAATAATTGCGCTtggatatttttctcttccttaaCTCTATTCTCCATCATATTCTTCCATTCTGCTTGTTGCTCTTCCCTCCATTTTTCCAtttgttctttcattttaatttccaataattctttttcttgtttacttATATCAAGTGCCTCTTGCcatttttgtctctcttcATTTAAACGAGCTTCAAATTGAgtcctttcattttctaacTTTTTCAGTAATTTAGAAtacatattttgtaaatatttttcttgattattACCAGCTGCTATTTTATCTTCTAATTTTACAATCTGATTCTTTAAATCTTCCTTATCATGTACCATATCCCAttgtttcaataaaatattcaattcttCTTTTAACTCTAATTGTTCTTTTTGCTTATTTTCTAACTTAtcctttaattcttttctctgaCTTTCATGACTTTCAACAAATGTCCTTTGCTCTGTCAAGACGTCGTTAAACAATTGTTTGTCAATTCGCTGCTTCTTAGGATTAGTTTCTTCCGTAAGATTAAGAGTAAACACATACTTATAATTGCTATTTGCACTAAGCTGAATAATATCTCCAACCAAAATTTTTCTTGTACTTCCTGATTCAAGAACAACATCATTAACAAAAGTATAACTAGAACTTAAATCCTTGATAGTCCATTCACCATTCCCTTCATATCTTATAATACAATGTTTTCTAGATATCAATGTGTCCAATATAATCTCATCGTTATCTCTTGCTCTTCCTATTTTGAACTgttcgaagaaataatttgttttttttataatttttttttactaatataaaatacacatgcaaaatataatgaaattccagaaattaacaataaaaaaggattaattaattacaaaaaaataataagtaataataaacaattaccTCAGATTTATCAATATGAATATCACGAGCTGCAGCACcatttctatttaatcttaCTAATATTGGTTCCAGAATCTTTACTTCATTATCCGGCATAGGACTTCTTTTCATGGTtgaattttccatttttataagaaacaatgaaaaagatgCAGAAACATCGGATATATATAGGTTATCTATTTTGACCGCATTTATAGTTTATTATGCTTCTCTTGGTCGCTTATTTGTTgataattgattataataaatatttaaagcaaaatatttataaatctattatttGCTTAAAAAATGTTAGTTTCAACGcagttaatataaaaaaatttaattattgacAATTTTGTACTTAAAACAAACACGCCTCTCTCATTTCTTAAATCGCGCCACCTCGTGAATTGAACTTAAACGAATATCTAAAGAAAATGCTTTATCTTAGAGAGTTAACTTACttagaattcttttttatcgatatataatttgtaatttacgatattttttttgtatttcgtaaaatattcattatcatagcattaaaaataatttcataagaattatagatgaaataataacatatgatttttaatttcaatcgttAAATCCAATCCATA
The genomic region above belongs to Vespa crabro chromosome 2, iyVesCrab1.2, whole genome shotgun sequence and contains:
- the LOC124422122 gene encoding E3 ubiquitin-protein ligase RNF8-like; this translates as MENSTMKRSPMPDNEVKILEPILVRLNRNGAAARDIHIDKSEFKIGRARDNDEIILDTLISRKHCIIRYEGNGEWTIKDLSSSYTFVNDVVLESGSTRKILVGDIIQLSANSNYKYVFTLNLTEETNPKKQRIDKQLFNDVLTEQRTFVESHESQRKELKDKLENKQKEQLELKEELNILLKQWDMVHDKEDLKNQIVKLEDKIAAGNNQEKYLQNMYSKLLKKLENERTQFEARLNEERQKWQEALDISKQEKELLEIKMKEQMEKWREEQQAEWKNMMENRVKEEKNIQAQLLTEKIELEEKLKETEKALKDKEIKSVSVRSQNAPGSSMLKEDSCILLEVVDTSNLRIIDTIDLTENNMDNIIISKDAMDTVSNIMDEQLTCSVCSELFIKATTLNCMHTFCLHCINTWNKKRRECPVCRAPVKSMNRSLVVDNFIEKMLDKLPMHMKDRRAEIAEERKDRQIETHLVGAIKDIR